A genomic segment from Neobacillus sp. YX16 encodes:
- a CDS encoding acetyl-CoA C-acetyltransferase, producing the protein MGRTVILSGVRTPFGKFGGALSSLTAAQLGGIAVKEAVARAEVKGEDVQEVILGTVLQGGQGQIPSRQAAREAGLPWEVKTETINKVCASGMRSVTLGDQIIRAGDEDLIVAGGMESMSNAPYILPKARWGLKMGDSSVKDLMIHDGLSCSFTGVHMGTYGNSTAKEMEISREAQDEWAYRSHQRAIAAIEGGIFAEEIVPVTVPQRKGAPVVVEHDESPRKDTSIERLSKLAPVFNSDGTITAGNAPGINDGAAALVLMSEERALREGRKPEAIILGHAAIALEAKDFPQTPGVVINNLLKKTGKNVEDIDLFEINEAFAAVALASGKIAGLDPEKLNVNGGAVALGHPIGASGARIIITLMHELKRRGGGIGIAAICSGGGQGDAVMIEVPRV; encoded by the coding sequence ATGGGAAGAACAGTTATTTTAAGTGGAGTTAGAACACCATTTGGAAAATTTGGCGGAGCACTTAGCAGCTTAACTGCGGCACAGCTCGGAGGAATAGCCGTGAAAGAGGCGGTTGCACGAGCAGAGGTTAAGGGTGAAGATGTGCAGGAGGTTATTTTAGGTACGGTTTTACAAGGCGGCCAGGGGCAAATTCCTTCACGCCAAGCAGCAAGAGAGGCTGGACTTCCTTGGGAAGTAAAAACAGAAACCATCAATAAAGTATGTGCATCCGGTATGCGCAGTGTTACGTTAGGGGATCAAATTATCCGTGCGGGCGACGAAGATTTGATTGTAGCAGGCGGCATGGAATCGATGAGCAATGCACCCTATATTTTACCAAAAGCTCGCTGGGGACTAAAAATGGGCGATTCGTCCGTAAAGGACTTAATGATTCATGACGGCTTAAGCTGCAGTTTCACTGGCGTTCATATGGGAACATACGGGAATTCTACTGCAAAAGAAATGGAAATCAGCCGAGAAGCCCAAGATGAGTGGGCATATAGAAGTCACCAAAGAGCGATTGCCGCAATAGAAGGCGGTATTTTTGCAGAAGAAATCGTGCCTGTCACCGTACCGCAGCGTAAAGGTGCACCGGTTGTCGTCGAGCATGATGAATCACCACGAAAAGACACCTCAATCGAAAGACTTTCTAAATTAGCACCTGTTTTTAATTCGGATGGAACCATCACGGCAGGGAATGCGCCTGGAATCAATGACGGTGCAGCAGCCCTCGTTCTGATGAGTGAAGAAAGAGCGTTACGTGAAGGCAGAAAGCCGGAAGCAATTATCTTAGGACACGCAGCGATTGCCCTTGAAGCAAAGGATTTTCCACAAACACCAGGAGTCGTCATCAATAACTTATTGAAAAAGACCGGTAAAAACGTAGAAGACATCGACCTATTTGAAATCAATGAAGCCTTTGCTGCTGTTGCTTTAGCGAGCGGAAAAATTGCCGGCCTTGACCCGGAAAAGCTCAATGTCAATGGCGGTGCGGTCGCCCTTGGTCATCCAATCGGCGCGAGCGGTGCCCGTATTATTATCACCTTAATGCACGAGTTAAAGCGCAGGGGTGGCGGAATTGGGATTGCCGCGATTTGCAGCGGCGGTGGACAGGGCGATGCGGTTATGATTGAGGTTCCTAGAGTTTAA
- a CDS encoding 3-hydroxybutyryl-CoA dehydrogenase produces MKVEKIMVIGAGQMGSGIAQVCAQAGYTVYLNDLKPDFVERGLGVIGKNLSRHVDKGRMTEEQKQEVLNKITPSSDLQDARGVDLVIEAAVENMEIKTKIFAQLDEIAPAHAILASNTSSLPITEIAAATKRPEKVIGMHFMNPVPVMKLVEIIRGLATADEVYQVIEDMTKTLSKVPVEVNDFPGFVANRILMPMINEAIYTLYEGVATKEAIDDVMKLGMNHPMGPLTLADFIGLDTCLYIMETLHEGFGDTKYRPCPLLRKYVKAGWLGKKSGRGFYTYE; encoded by the coding sequence ATGAAGGTTGAAAAAATTATGGTTATTGGAGCCGGTCAAATGGGCTCTGGAATTGCTCAGGTTTGTGCACAGGCTGGCTACACGGTGTATCTTAACGATTTAAAGCCAGATTTTGTGGAGCGCGGTTTGGGTGTCATCGGCAAAAATTTATCTCGTCATGTGGATAAAGGACGAATGACAGAGGAGCAAAAACAGGAAGTTTTAAACAAAATTACACCTTCTTCTGACCTGCAGGATGCCCGTGGTGTCGACCTCGTTATTGAGGCTGCGGTTGAAAATATGGAAATCAAAACAAAAATCTTCGCGCAGTTGGATGAGATTGCCCCGGCACATGCGATTTTAGCAAGCAATACGTCATCATTGCCGATTACAGAAATTGCGGCTGCCACGAAACGTCCGGAAAAAGTAATCGGGATGCACTTTATGAACCCGGTGCCTGTAATGAAGCTCGTGGAAATCATTCGTGGCTTGGCAACGGCAGATGAAGTTTACCAAGTGATTGAAGATATGACAAAGACATTGAGTAAAGTACCTGTTGAGGTAAATGATTTCCCTGGATTTGTGGCGAATCGAATTCTGATGCCGATGATCAATGAAGCGATTTATACGCTGTATGAAGGTGTGGCGACGAAGGAAGCGATTGACGATGTCATGAAGCTTGGGATGAACCACCCGATGGGTCCGTTGACGCTGGCTGATTTTATCGGGCTCGATACGTGTCTTTATATAATGGAAACCCTACATGAAGGCTTTGGTGATACAAAATACCGTCCATGCCCGCTGCTGCGTAAGTATGTTAAAGCTGGCTGGCTTGGCAAAAAATCAGGTCGAGGCTTCTACACATACGAATAG
- a CDS encoding acyl-CoA dehydrogenase, producing the protein MNFRLSEEHEMIRKMVRDFARNEVAPTAAERDEEERFDREIFDKMAELGLTGIPWPEEYGGIGSDYLAYCIAVEELSRVCASTGVTLSAHTSLAGWPIYKFGSEEQKQQYLRPMAEGKKIGAYGLTEPGSGSDAGGMRTTARREGDHYVLNGSKIFITNGGIADIYVVFALTDPSSKQKGTTAFIVESDFPGFSVGKKEKKLGIRSSPTTEIIFEECRVPVTNVLGEEGDGFKIAMMTLDGGRNGIAAQAVGIAQGALDAAVDYAKERQQFGKPIAANQGIGFKLADMATNIEAARLLTYQAAWLESQGLPYGKESAMSKLFAGDTAMKVTTEAVQVFGGYGYTKDYPVERYMRDAKITQIYEGTQEIQRLVISRMITK; encoded by the coding sequence ATGAACTTTCGCTTATCTGAAGAACATGAAATGATTCGAAAAATGGTTCGAGATTTTGCTAGAAATGAGGTTGCGCCAACAGCAGCTGAACGTGACGAAGAGGAGCGGTTTGATCGTGAAATTTTTGACAAAATGGCGGAGCTTGGCTTAACAGGAATTCCGTGGCCAGAGGAGTACGGCGGAATTGGAAGCGATTACCTTGCGTACTGTATTGCGGTGGAAGAGCTATCAAGAGTTTGCGCATCAACGGGTGTAACGTTATCGGCACACACTTCATTAGCGGGCTGGCCAATCTATAAATTCGGTTCCGAGGAGCAAAAGCAACAATATCTTCGTCCAATGGCAGAAGGTAAAAAAATCGGAGCCTACGGCTTAACGGAGCCAGGAAGCGGTTCGGATGCTGGCGGGATGAGAACGACAGCAAGACGTGAAGGTGATCATTACGTCCTTAATGGTTCAAAAATTTTCATCACCAATGGCGGAATAGCGGATATCTACGTGGTTTTCGCGTTAACAGATCCATCTAGCAAACAAAAAGGAACGACTGCATTCATCGTAGAAAGTGACTTCCCAGGCTTCTCGGTTGGTAAAAAGGAAAAGAAACTCGGGATTCGTTCTTCACCAACAACGGAAATTATTTTTGAAGAATGCCGGGTGCCTGTCACCAACGTACTTGGTGAAGAAGGTGATGGCTTTAAAATTGCGATGATGACGCTTGATGGCGGCCGTAACGGCATTGCAGCGCAGGCAGTTGGAATTGCGCAGGGTGCACTTGACGCTGCGGTGGATTATGCAAAAGAGCGCCAGCAGTTTGGCAAGCCAATTGCGGCCAACCAAGGAATCGGCTTCAAGCTTGCGGATATGGCGACAAACATTGAAGCAGCAAGACTATTAACCTATCAAGCTGCATGGCTTGAGTCGCAAGGCCTGCCGTACGGCAAGGAATCGGCAATGTCTAAACTATTCGCTGGCGATACGGCGATGAAGGTAACAACGGAGGCTGTTCAGGTGTTTGGAGGATACGGTTATACAAAGGATTATCCAGTAGAGAGATATATGCGCGATGCAAAAATCACGCAAATCTATGAAGGAACACAAGAAATTCAGCGCCTTGTTATTTCTAGGATGATAACTAAGTAA
- a CDS encoding acyl-CoA dehydrogenase: MNLRFSEEQEMMRKMVRDFAENEIAPFIERMEKGEFPREILRKMGELGLMGIPVPEKYGGAEMDFVSYIIAINEISRVSATVGVILSVHTSVGTNPILYFGSEEQKKRFLPKLASGEYLAAFCLTEAGSGSDAKNMKSRAVKKDDHYVINGSKMFITNGGEADVYIVFASTNPELGSNGISAFIVEKNSPGLVIGKDEHKMGLHGSRTVQLTFENMIVPAENLLGEEGEGFKIAMANLDVGRIGIAAQALGIAEAALEAVVGYAKERQQFGKPIAAQQGIGFKLADMATNVEAARLLLYRAADLRAQGIKCGLEASIAKLFASKTAMETAIEAIQVFGGYGYTEDYPVERYFRDAKVTEIYEGTSEIQRIVISKYL; the protein is encoded by the coding sequence ATGAATCTAAGATTTTCAGAAGAGCAAGAAATGATGCGGAAAATGGTGCGCGATTTTGCCGAAAACGAAATTGCACCGTTTATAGAGCGGATGGAGAAGGGCGAATTTCCTCGGGAGATACTCCGGAAAATGGGTGAACTTGGCCTGATGGGAATTCCGGTTCCGGAAAAATACGGCGGTGCCGAGATGGACTTTGTCTCTTACATCATCGCCATCAACGAGATTTCACGAGTAAGTGCGACAGTGGGCGTGATTCTCTCTGTTCATACGTCCGTCGGAACGAACCCAATCTTATATTTCGGTTCGGAGGAGCAAAAGAAAAGGTTTTTACCGAAACTGGCATCAGGTGAGTATTTGGCGGCGTTTTGCTTAACGGAGGCAGGCTCAGGTTCGGATGCAAAAAACATGAAATCCCGGGCGGTAAAAAAGGATGACCATTATGTCATCAACGGCTCGAAAATGTTTATCACCAACGGCGGGGAAGCGGATGTTTATATCGTATTTGCATCAACCAATCCTGAATTGGGCAGCAACGGAATCTCCGCGTTTATTGTGGAAAAAAACTCACCAGGCCTTGTAATCGGCAAGGATGAACATAAAATGGGACTTCATGGCTCTCGTACGGTACAGCTTACCTTTGAAAACATGATTGTACCAGCTGAAAACCTTTTGGGTGAGGAAGGCGAAGGCTTTAAAATTGCGATGGCGAACCTGGATGTTGGGCGAATCGGCATAGCGGCTCAAGCACTTGGGATTGCGGAAGCAGCATTAGAAGCAGTAGTAGGATACGCAAAAGAACGTCAACAGTTTGGCAAGCCGATTGCGGCTCAGCAGGGAATTGGTTTCAAATTGGCGGATATGGCGACAAATGTGGAAGCTGCAAGACTATTACTCTATCGGGCAGCGGATTTACGGGCACAGGGTATAAAGTGCGGGTTGGAAGCTTCGATTGCCAAGTTATTTGCGTCGAAAACGGCTATGGAAACGGCTATTGAGGCGATTCAAGTGTTTGGCGGTTATGGCTATACAGAGGACTACCCCGTGGAGCGATATTTCCGTGATGCTAAAGTGACCGAGATTTACGAGGGAACCAGCGAGATTCAACGGATTGTGATTAGTAAATATCTTTAA
- a CDS encoding (Fe-S)-binding protein, translating into MNGLLWVNLIAFLAVTAYAISLFVYVVKTRIEFIKLGKKVEFDNNVKERMQKIWVNVFGQKKLLKDKKSGIMHVMFFYGFLLVQFGAIDFIWKGLVPGSHLPLGPLYAGFTFFQEIVTLVILVAVIWAFYRRYVEKLVRLKRNFKSGLVLIFIGGLMLSVLVGNGMGIIWHGHEATWTEPIASLIALIFSGIGETASIVIFYAAWWLHLLFLLTFLVYVPQSKHAHLIAGPANVYFNRLEKPGKLKKVDFEDESQESFGVGKIEDFTQHQMIDFYACVECGRCTNMCPATGTGKMLSPMDLIVKMRDHLTNHGAAVTSKQPWVPTFAFGNTTGNQIALAASGQGAQETAATLAYNPSLIGDVITEEEIWACTTCRNCEDQCPVMNEHVDKIIDLRRYLVLTEGKLDADAQRAMTNIERQGNPWGLNRKERETWREVREDVEIPTIKEMNKKGEEFEYLFWVGSMGSYDNRSQKIALSFAKLMNEAGVKFAILGNKEKNSGDTPRRLGNEFLFQELATKNIEEFEKAEVKKIVTIDPHAYNIFKNEYPDFGLEAEVYHHTEILYELVRDGKLVPKHAVNEKITFHDSCYLGRYNDVYDPPREILKSIPGVQLVEMERNRETGMCCGAGGGLMWMEEETGHRINVARTEQAIAVNPSIISSGCPYCLTMLSDGTKAKEVEEKIATYDVAELLEKAVCGEVA; encoded by the coding sequence ATGAATGGGCTTTTATGGGTAAACCTCATTGCATTCCTGGCTGTAACCGCTTACGCGATCAGTCTATTCGTTTACGTAGTGAAAACGAGGATTGAATTCATTAAGCTGGGGAAAAAAGTCGAGTTTGACAACAATGTCAAAGAACGAATGCAAAAAATCTGGGTTAATGTTTTTGGTCAAAAGAAGCTATTAAAAGATAAAAAAAGTGGAATCATGCACGTCATGTTCTTTTATGGTTTTCTTCTTGTCCAATTTGGTGCGATTGATTTTATTTGGAAGGGACTAGTTCCGGGTTCTCATTTACCACTCGGACCGCTTTATGCTGGATTTACCTTTTTCCAAGAAATCGTAACATTAGTGATTCTCGTTGCAGTCATTTGGGCATTTTACCGACGATATGTTGAAAAACTTGTCCGCTTGAAACGAAATTTTAAATCAGGTCTTGTACTAATTTTTATCGGTGGTTTAATGCTGTCCGTTCTAGTAGGAAACGGTATGGGCATTATATGGCACGGTCATGAAGCCACTTGGACAGAGCCAATTGCATCGTTAATTGCGCTTATTTTTTCAGGAATTGGTGAAACCGCTTCAATTGTCATTTTTTATGCGGCATGGTGGCTGCACTTATTGTTCTTATTAACGTTCTTAGTGTATGTTCCACAATCCAAGCACGCACATTTAATTGCCGGACCGGCAAACGTATATTTTAACCGTTTAGAAAAACCAGGTAAGTTGAAGAAGGTCGATTTTGAGGACGAGTCACAAGAATCCTTCGGTGTTGGAAAAATTGAGGACTTTACGCAGCATCAAATGATCGATTTTTATGCCTGCGTGGAATGTGGACGCTGTACCAATATGTGTCCAGCAACAGGTACGGGAAAAATGCTGTCACCAATGGATTTAATTGTAAAAATGCGTGATCATCTCACGAATCATGGTGCGGCCGTTACATCTAAACAGCCTTGGGTGCCGACCTTCGCGTTTGGCAACACAACCGGTAACCAAATCGCACTTGCAGCAAGCGGCCAAGGTGCCCAAGAAACAGCCGCCACACTTGCTTATAATCCAAGCTTAATTGGCGACGTGATTACCGAAGAGGAAATCTGGGCTTGTACCACCTGCCGAAACTGTGAGGACCAATGTCCAGTAATGAACGAGCATGTGGATAAGATTATCGACCTTCGCCGTTATCTTGTTTTAACAGAAGGAAAGCTTGACGCAGATGCTCAGCGCGCGATGACGAACATTGAACGACAAGGCAATCCGTGGGGCTTAAACAGAAAAGAGCGCGAAACATGGCGTGAAGTTCGCGAGGATGTTGAAATCCCAACGATAAAAGAAATGAACAAAAAAGGCGAAGAATTCGAGTACTTATTCTGGGTTGGTTCGATGGGATCCTACGATAACCGCAGCCAAAAGATTGCCTTATCGTTTGCTAAGCTTATGAATGAAGCTGGTGTGAAGTTCGCGATTCTTGGCAACAAAGAGAAAAACTCTGGTGATACACCGCGCCGACTCGGCAATGAGTTCTTGTTTCAAGAGCTTGCGACGAAAAATATCGAGGAATTCGAAAAGGCTGAGGTTAAGAAGATTGTTACGATTGACCCGCATGCCTACAATATTTTCAAAAATGAATACCCTGACTTCGGTTTAGAGGCAGAGGTTTATCACCATACAGAAATTCTTTATGAGCTCGTTCGTGACGGAAAACTTGTACCGAAACATGCAGTCAATGAAAAAATAACCTTCCATGATTCTTGTTATCTAGGCCGTTACAATGATGTCTACGATCCACCAAGGGAGATTTTGAAATCAATCCCTGGTGTACAGCTTGTGGAAATGGAAAGAAACAGAGAAACGGGAATGTGCTGTGGGGCAGGCGGCGGCTTGATGTGGATGGAGGAAGAAACCGGACACCGCATTAACGTGGCTAGAACCGAGCAAGCGATTGCAGTCAATCCTTCCATCATCAGTTCCGGATGTCCGTACTGCTTAACGATGTTATCAGATGGAACCAAGGCAAAAGAAGTAGAAGAAAAGATTGCAACCTATGATGTGGCAGAGCTTTTAGAAAAAGCAGTCTGTGGGGAAGTAGCATAG
- a CDS encoding DUF4023 family protein, translating into MESTSQFVQKLAENQKKQEKNKKHGNNDPESKLPNHQHSQGV; encoded by the coding sequence ATGGAAAGCACTAGCCAATTCGTGCAAAAATTAGCTGAAAACCAAAAGAAGCAGGAAAAAAATAAAAAGCATGGCAATAACGATCCAGAGAGCAAATTACCAAACCACCAGCACTCACAAGGTGTTTAA
- a CDS encoding TetR/AcrR family transcriptional regulator: protein MKKREVQASVKDERLVQRRRDQMIKGAVSLFKEKGFHRTTTREIAKAAGFSIGTLYEYIRSKEDVLYLVCDSIYDHVSERLQEDLEDKQGTLESLKHGIANYFRVIDEMQEEILVMYQEAKSLTKDALPYVLKKEIEMAAMFEKLITLCVENGELNLTENQLKILSHTIIVEGQMWSFRRWTLQKLFTLEEYIELQTEYLFSGINGLSQAQKKGTITK, encoded by the coding sequence ATGAAAAAGCGTGAAGTGCAAGCTTCAGTGAAAGATGAACGTCTTGTACAAAGAAGACGGGATCAGATGATCAAAGGGGCCGTTTCACTTTTTAAAGAAAAAGGGTTTCACCGGACGACGACAAGGGAAATTGCGAAGGCTGCAGGCTTTAGCATTGGGACGTTATATGAATATATTCGTTCGAAGGAAGACGTCCTTTACCTCGTTTGTGATAGCATATATGACCATGTGAGCGAGCGGCTTCAAGAGGACCTTGAAGATAAGCAGGGCACACTGGAAAGCCTAAAGCATGGGATTGCCAATTATTTTCGCGTTATTGATGAAATGCAGGAGGAAATCTTGGTCATGTATCAAGAGGCGAAGTCGCTTACCAAGGATGCCCTTCCGTATGTGTTGAAAAAGGAAATTGAGATGGCGGCGATGTTTGAAAAACTCATCACACTGTGTGTGGAAAATGGGGAATTGAACTTAACTGAAAATCAGTTAAAAATTCTTTCGCACACGATTATTGTCGAAGGACAAATGTGGAGCTTCCGCCGCTGGACTTTGCAAAAATTATTTACATTAGAAGAATATATTGAATTGCAAACGGAGTATTTATTTTCGGGAATCAACGGGCTTAGTCAGGCCCAGAAAAAAGGGACAATAACGAAATAA
- a CDS encoding DUF1398 family protein, with translation MSNKPTVKALHEIIERRSTGKTSFAEFLKELAAIGIIQYDIDVATGQATYKGEGSELKTEPQVNFVISNQFNRNTALETIANITLPFLDFLKEIANAGIITYTVNITEKKAIYIGINGDQIVEPLRI, from the coding sequence ATGAGTAATAAACCAACGGTGAAAGCGTTACATGAGATTATCGAAAGAAGAAGCACAGGAAAAACAAGTTTTGCTGAATTTTTGAAGGAGTTAGCTGCAATTGGGATTATTCAATATGATATTGATGTTGCCACAGGGCAGGCCACATACAAAGGCGAAGGATCAGAATTAAAAACAGAACCCCAAGTTAACTTTGTAATTTCCAATCAATTTAATCGAAATACGGCATTAGAAACAATCGCAAACATTACCCTTCCCTTTTTAGATTTTCTAAAAGAGATAGCTAACGCAGGAATTATAACCTATACCGTAAACATTACCGAAAAAAAAGCCATTTACATAGGGATAAATGGCGACCAAATAGTAGAACCCCTAAGAATTTGA
- the cls gene encoding cardiolipin synthase, giving the protein MNLPSIVIALILLIIVWFYLDFTFGRKKHLTLFQKRETPILYGNFDIFPHGKELFADYFHELKNAASHIHILFYIVRDDQFSQQFFDILKAKAKEGIEVRLLVDRIGSHKVKKPAINELRAAGVQFAFSNCIRLPFLFYSSQVRNHRKISIIDGKIGYLGGFNVGKEYIDEDPKLSPWRDYHLKITGESVPFLQREFFIDWNEYSSEKVTVDPFYTPEQPKGTIAHQLVPTEVGFLEDKYLQLIQNAKKAISIGSPYFIPSKKLINELIRAAKRGIKITIVVPYITDHLLVQEASYRYLRLMLKEGAQVFQYMNGFYHAKSIMIDDNLCDIGTANFDKRSLFLNKEINCYFYNPAFVDRFRDVLHKDILDSKPLKLEDLNKPNFFRSIKEGIAGALSFFL; this is encoded by the coding sequence ATGAATTTACCATCCATAGTCATCGCTCTTATACTTCTTATCATTGTATGGTTTTACCTAGATTTTACCTTTGGCAGAAAGAAGCATTTAACTCTTTTTCAAAAACGAGAAACACCGATTCTGTATGGAAACTTTGATATTTTCCCACATGGAAAAGAGCTGTTTGCAGATTACTTTCATGAATTAAAAAATGCCGCCAGCCATATTCATATCCTTTTTTATATCGTAAGGGATGACCAATTTAGCCAGCAGTTTTTTGATATTTTAAAGGCAAAAGCAAAGGAAGGAATTGAAGTCAGACTGTTGGTCGACCGGATTGGCAGTCATAAAGTGAAAAAACCTGCTATTAATGAATTGCGTGCGGCCGGTGTTCAATTCGCCTTTAGCAACTGTATACGGCTTCCTTTTCTCTTTTATTCCTCTCAGGTGCGAAACCACCGCAAGATATCTATTATTGATGGGAAAATTGGTTATCTTGGCGGCTTTAATGTTGGAAAGGAATATATTGACGAGGATCCAAAGCTCAGTCCTTGGCGTGACTATCATTTGAAAATTACGGGGGAAAGTGTGCCGTTTTTACAACGTGAGTTTTTTATTGATTGGAATGAATACTCCTCTGAAAAAGTGACAGTTGATCCATTTTATACTCCCGAGCAGCCAAAAGGGACAATAGCTCATCAACTTGTACCGACAGAGGTAGGCTTTCTCGAAGATAAGTATCTCCAATTAATTCAAAACGCAAAAAAGGCCATTAGCATTGGCTCACCTTATTTTATTCCAAGCAAAAAGCTCATTAATGAACTCATTCGCGCTGCAAAGCGCGGCATTAAGATTACCATCGTCGTTCCATATATCACTGATCATTTGCTTGTACAGGAGGCTTCATACCGATATTTACGTTTGATGTTGAAAGAAGGAGCACAGGTTTTTCAGTATATGAACGGTTTTTATCATGCAAAATCAATCATGATCGACGACAATCTATGTGATATCGGTACCGCTAATTTTGATAAACGAAGTTTATTTTTAAACAAAGAAATTAACTGTTACTTTTATAACCCTGCCTTTGTGGATCGTTTTAGGGATGTCCTCCATAAAGATATTCTTGATTCAAAACCATTAAAGCTGGAAGACCTCAATAAACCAAACTTTTTCAGGTCCATTAAGGAAGGCATTGCCGGGGCTCTTTCATTCTTTTTATAG
- the uvsE gene encoding UV DNA damage repair endonuclease UvsE translates to MKIRFGYVSTAITLWDASPSKTLTFTRYQLLSEQDRREKLLELTRLNLQHTLRMLYYNLAHEIELYRLSSSLVPLATHPEILWDYVTPFQSEWKELGDVIKKNNLRVSFHPNQFTLFTSPQAKITDNAVIDMEYHYRMFEAMGVKDRGMMNIHIGGAYGDKVETIVRFHENLKKLPPHIKRVMTLENDDKTYNAEETLIACEKEKVPFVFDYHHHMANLCETPLEQLLPRIFQTWDHVDHIPKIHISSPKGEKEFRSHADFVDLEFILPFLKMIKEFDQDVDFMIEAKKKDQAALKLVEDISKLRGYKRVSGAAIEVK, encoded by the coding sequence ATGAAGATCCGTTTCGGCTATGTTTCAACGGCTATCACCTTGTGGGATGCCTCTCCATCGAAGACACTAACATTTACACGTTATCAGCTGCTATCTGAACAGGATCGCAGGGAGAAACTACTGGAGCTCACGAGGCTGAATCTCCAACATACGTTACGAATGCTTTATTACAATCTTGCTCATGAAATTGAGTTATACCGGCTTTCAAGTTCATTGGTTCCATTAGCCACCCATCCAGAAATATTATGGGACTATGTCACACCCTTTCAGTCGGAATGGAAGGAGCTTGGTGATGTCATCAAAAAGAATAATTTACGCGTTAGCTTTCATCCCAATCAATTTACGTTATTTACTTCTCCACAGGCTAAAATAACCGATAATGCGGTCATAGATATGGAATACCATTATCGAATGTTTGAAGCGATGGGAGTTAAGGACAGAGGGATGATGAATATTCATATTGGCGGTGCCTATGGTGATAAGGTGGAAACCATTGTCCGTTTCCATGAAAATCTAAAAAAGCTGCCGCCACATATAAAACGTGTCATGACCTTAGAAAATGATGACAAAACCTATAATGCAGAGGAAACCTTAATTGCCTGTGAAAAAGAAAAGGTGCCATTTGTATTTGACTATCATCACCATATGGCCAACCTTTGTGAAACACCGCTAGAGCAGCTGCTGCCGAGGATTTTTCAAACATGGGATCATGTAGACCATATACCAAAGATTCACATTTCCTCTCCAAAGGGAGAAAAAGAATTCCGTTCCCATGCCGATTTCGTTGATCTTGAATTTATCCTGCCCTTCTTAAAAATGATCAAGGAATTTGACCAGGACGTGGATTTTATGATTGAAGCCAAGAAAAAGGATCAGGCGGCCTTAAAGCTAGTCGAGGATATCAGCAAGCTTCGGGGATATAAACGAGTCAGCGGGGCAGCCATTGAGGTTAAATAA
- a CDS encoding H-type small acid-soluble spore protein, giving the protein MNVGRAKEIAESIEMINVTYEGSPVIIQHVDDNTKMARIYSKADPENEREVPVLNLIEE; this is encoded by the coding sequence ATGAATGTGGGAAGAGCGAAGGAGATTGCTGAGTCGATTGAGATGATTAATGTTACGTATGAAGGTTCGCCTGTGATTATTCAGCATGTGGATGATAATACGAAGATGGCGAGGATTTATTCGAAGGCAGACCCTGAAAATGAACGGGAAGTTCCAGTTTTGAATCTTATTGAAGAGTAA